A section of the Methanocaldococcus sp. FS406-22 genome encodes:
- a CDS encoding ribose 1,5-bisphosphate isomerase — protein MDIIKETYEKIKNMEIRGAGRIGRAAAKALKEYALKISNLSEEEFKNKMKEAGNILISARPTAVSLPNAVKYVLKGLNEENPKEKVIERADEFINSSLKAIENIGKFGANRIKDGDTILTHCNSEAAISVIKTAYDEGKDIKVFCTETRPRNQGYITAKTLYDYGIDVTLIVDSAVRYFIKEIDIVVVGADAITANGCLVNKIGTSQIALIANESRVPFLTAAETYKFHPKTIVGELIEIEERSPEEVTTFEDKYKGIKIRNPAFDVTPAKYIDAIITEIGLIPPQGAWYIIEKYFGWLEK, from the coding sequence ATGGACATTATAAAAGAAACCTATGAAAAAATCAAAAATATGGAGATTAGGGGGGCGGGGAGAATAGGAAGAGCTGCAGCTAAGGCATTAAAAGAATATGCTTTAAAAATCAGCAATTTAAGTGAAGAAGAATTCAAAAATAAAATGAAAGAGGCAGGAAATATATTAATATCAGCAAGACCTACAGCTGTTTCTCTACCAAATGCTGTAAAGTATGTATTAAAGGGATTAAATGAAGAGAATCCAAAAGAAAAAGTTATAGAGAGGGCTGACGAATTTATAAACTCCTCACTAAAAGCCATTGAGAATATAGGAAAGTTTGGAGCTAATAGAATAAAGGATGGAGACACAATTTTAACTCACTGCAATTCTGAAGCAGCGATAAGCGTTATAAAAACTGCCTATGATGAAGGAAAAGATATCAAGGTTTTCTGCACTGAAACAAGACCAAGAAATCAAGGATACATAACGGCAAAAACTCTCTACGATTATGGTATTGATGTCACTTTAATAGTTGATTCTGCAGTCAGGTATTTTATAAAAGAGATAGATATTGTCGTTGTTGGGGCTGATGCCATAACAGCAAACGGCTGCCTTGTAAATAAAATAGGAACTTCTCAAATTGCTTTAATTGCCAATGAGAGCAGAGTGCCTTTTCTAACAGCTGCTGAGACATATAAGTTTCACCCAAAAACCATAGTTGGAGAGTTAATTGAAATAGAAGAAAGGAGCCCAGAGGAAGTAACAACATTTGAAGATAAATACAAAGGCATAAAGATAAGGAACCCTGCATTTGATGTAACACCAGCTAAATATATAGATGCTATAATAACAGAAATTGGCTTAATTCCTCCACAAGGGGCTTGGTATATAATAGAAAAATACTTTGGCTGGCTTGAGAAGTAA
- a CDS encoding GTP-binding protein — protein sequence MKVAIVAGTPGAGKTSVLIHTIKTLINEGYKPVVVKIDCLYTDDDIRYKKLGVPVLVGLSKDMCPDHFAIYNFEEMVEWAKDKGDILLIETAGLCHRCAPYTKNSLGICVIDATSGPNTPRKVGPFLTSADIVVITKGDIISQAEREVFRERVLEMNPNCRIYEVNGLTGQGCVEIAKEIIESKDIKNLENEELRHNAPLCICTLCVGETRVGKKYHRGILRRIDGFMEYEGE from the coding sequence ATGAAAGTGGCTATAGTTGCAGGAACTCCTGGAGCTGGAAAGACATCTGTACTTATTCATACAATAAAAACCTTAATTAATGAAGGATACAAACCCGTTGTTGTAAAAATCGACTGTTTATATACTGACGATGATATTAGGTATAAAAAATTAGGAGTCCCAGTTTTGGTTGGATTAAGTAAAGATATGTGTCCAGACCACTTTGCAATATACAACTTTGAAGAGATGGTTGAATGGGCTAAGGATAAGGGAGATATCCTGCTTATAGAAACCGCTGGTCTCTGTCATAGATGTGCCCCTTACACAAAAAATAGCTTGGGGATATGTGTCATTGATGCTACTTCAGGGCCGAACACACCAAGAAAAGTAGGGCCGTTCTTGACGAGTGCAGATATTGTTGTTATTACAAAAGGAGATATCATCTCTCAAGCTGAAAGGGAGGTTTTTAGAGAAAGAGTTTTAGAGATGAACCCAAATTGTAGAATCTATGAAGTTAATGGACTTACGGGTCAGGGATGTGTTGAGATAGCGAAAGAAATCATTGAAAGCAAAGATATTAAAAATTTGGAAAATGAGGAGTTGAGACATAACGCTCCACTATGTATTTGCACTTTATGTGTTGGAGAGACAAGGGTTGGTAAAAAGTATCATAGAGGAATTTTAAGAAGAATAGATGGATTTATGGAGTATGAAGGGGAGTAA
- a CDS encoding ATP-binding cassette domain-containing protein — protein sequence MEIKEITIIGGYDKNGNPEPVKEVTIKRGEIVGVVGPTGSGKSNLISDIEQLAQGDTISKRKILVNGEVPPIEMRRDPKKRRIAQLSQNMNFLADMTVEEFILMHAKSRGVYRENIVDEVLKLANKLTGEPIKKDYNLTILSGGQSRSLMVADVAVISDSPIVLIDEIENAGIKKHEALKLLAGYGKIVLVITHDPVLALMTDRRIVMRNGGMQKIIETTEEEKEIARRINEVDNWLLSLREKIRLGERLTYEDVSLMVKE from the coding sequence ATGGAGATTAAGGAGATAACAATTATTGGTGGTTATGACAAGAACGGTAACCCAGAGCCAGTAAAAGAAGTTACAATAAAAAGAGGGGAGATAGTTGGCGTTGTTGGACCTACAGGCAGTGGAAAATCCAACTTAATTAGCGATATAGAGCAGTTAGCCCAAGGAGATACTATATCAAAAAGAAAGATTTTAGTTAATGGAGAAGTCCCTCCAATAGAGATGAGAAGAGACCCAAAAAAGAGAAGGATTGCCCAACTATCCCAAAACATGAATTTTTTAGCTGATATGACTGTAGAAGAGTTTATTTTAATGCATGCAAAGAGTAGAGGAGTTTATAGAGAAAATATTGTTGATGAAGTCTTAAAATTAGCAAATAAACTAACTGGAGAGCCAATAAAAAAAGATTATAATTTAACAATCTTAAGTGGAGGACAGTCAAGAAGTTTAATGGTTGCTGATGTGGCTGTTATAAGCGACTCTCCTATAGTTTTAATAGACGAGATTGAAAATGCTGGAATAAAGAAGCATGAAGCTTTAAAATTATTAGCTGGATATGGAAAGATCGTCTTAGTTATAACCCACGACCCAGTTTTAGCTTTAATGACTGATAGAAGGATAGTAATGAGAAATGGTGGAATGCAGAAGATTATAGAGACTACTGAAGAAGAGAAGGAGATTGCAAGAAGAATAAATGAGGTTGATAATTGGCTACTCTCTCTAAGAGAAAAAATTAGGTTAGGAGAGAGATTAACTTATGAAGATGTAAGTTTAATGGTGAAAGAATGA
- a CDS encoding preprotein translocase subunit SecD, with translation MDISKLLKDKRILLLVIFVTLSIFLILFKRLDYGIDLSGGTIIVLKAEKPMNDKEIEATVKIITERLNYNGLSGVTVYPRGNDEIVVEIPKSCDADRIIKILEQQGVFVAKIDGIIAYTGSDVQNVELPTKIPQGDKWAYGVPFELTLEGAKKFAEVAKGKAYHKVEMYMDGKLISAPVLSPDLADGKPHPQQVITLGDYPPTKEEIEEAMAIYTALKSGALPVKLKVEYVSTISPEFGKEFLRGTAIALLLAFIAVGIIVSIRYKQPKIIVPILITCISEVIIILGFASLIDWKLDLPSIAGIIAAVGTGVDNQIVMTDEALKRGAGKIKASIKRAFFIIFASASTAIAAMIPLFFLGVGMLKGFAITTIAGVLIGIFITRPAFARIVEEMFKKF, from the coding sequence ATGGATATATCAAAACTACTGAAAGATAAAAGAATACTGCTATTGGTAATATTTGTTACTTTATCCATATTTCTAATATTATTCAAGAGACTTGATTATGGAATCGATTTAAGTGGAGGAACAATTATTGTTTTAAAAGCAGAGAAGCCGATGAACGATAAAGAAATAGAGGCAACAGTTAAAATTATTACTGAGAGATTAAATTATAATGGATTAAGTGGGGTAACAGTTTATCCAAGAGGTAATGATGAGATTGTTGTAGAGATTCCAAAAAGCTGTGATGCAGATAGAATAATAAAAATATTAGAACAACAGGGGGTTTTTGTAGCAAAGATAGATGGCATAATTGCTTACACTGGAAGTGATGTGCAGAATGTTGAACTTCCAACAAAAATTCCACAAGGGGATAAATGGGCTTATGGAGTTCCTTTTGAATTAACATTAGAGGGGGCTAAAAAGTTTGCTGAAGTTGCTAAAGGTAAGGCATATCATAAAGTTGAGATGTATATGGATGGAAAGCTAATTTCAGCTCCTGTCTTATCTCCAGATTTGGCAGATGGAAAACCTCATCCACAGCAAGTCATTACACTTGGCGATTATCCTCCTACTAAAGAAGAAATCGAGGAAGCAATGGCAATATATACAGCTTTAAAGTCAGGGGCTTTACCTGTAAAGTTGAAAGTTGAATATGTCTCTACAATTTCTCCAGAATTTGGTAAAGAATTTTTAAGAGGGACAGCAATCGCTTTATTATTGGCATTTATAGCTGTTGGAATAATTGTTAGTATAAGATACAAACAACCAAAAATAATCGTCCCAATTTTAATCACCTGTATATCTGAAGTTATCATAATATTGGGCTTTGCATCTTTAATAGATTGGAAATTGGATTTACCTTCAATAGCTGGGATTATTGCCGCTGTGGGGACTGGAGTTGATAACCAGATTGTTATGACAGATGAGGCATTAAAAAGAGGAGCTGGTAAAATAAAAGCAAGCATTAAAAGGGCTTTCTTTATAATATTTGCCTCTGCATCAACAGCCATAGCTGCTATGATACCATTATTCTTTCTTGGGGTAGGGATGCTAAAAGGATTTGCAATAACTACAATAGCAGGGGTTTTAATAGGTATATTTATAACAAGACCTGCGTTTGCAAGAATTGTGGAAGAAATGTTTAAAAAGTTCTAA
- a CDS encoding deoxyribonuclease IV, translating into MLIFGTAGVPISAEDEFKGVDVLRKLNLGAMELEFVKGVYMKEDYAKKLKEYGGDIIFSAHAPHYINLNANEEIKIENSIRRIIKTAKVLNNCGRNLVFHPGYYLKRSKEVAYNRIKSNIQRILDKLEDLNLNVMLRPETTGKTTQFGDVDETLKLCFELDILPCIDFSHIYARSRGVINDYNSFYKILEKVEGVLGKEAIKDMHIHLSGIEYGKGGERRHLPLKESNFNYRDVLKVLKDFDASGTVICESPMLEYDAVLLMRCYNEL; encoded by the coding sequence ATGTTGATATTTGGCACTGCTGGAGTTCCAATATCTGCAGAGGATGAATTTAAGGGTGTTGATGTTTTAAGAAAGCTAAACTTAGGAGCTATGGAGTTGGAGTTTGTTAAAGGAGTTTATATGAAGGAGGATTATGCCAAAAAGCTAAAAGAGTATGGGGGAGATATTATCTTCTCTGCCCATGCTCCCCATTATATAAATCTCAATGCTAATGAGGAGATAAAGATAGAGAACAGCATAAGGAGGATTATTAAAACTGCAAAGGTTTTAAATAACTGTGGGAGAAATTTGGTTTTTCATCCGGGATATTATTTAAAAAGGAGCAAGGAAGTGGCCTATAATAGAATTAAATCAAATATTCAGAGGATTTTAGATAAGTTAGAGGATTTAAATTTAAATGTTATGCTAAGACCAGAAACTACTGGAAAAACTACACAATTTGGAGATGTTGATGAGACTTTAAAACTTTGTTTTGAATTGGATATTCTGCCATGTATAGATTTCTCTCATATCTATGCAAGAAGTAGGGGAGTTATAAATGATTACAACTCTTTTTATAAAATCCTTGAAAAGGTTGAGGGTGTTTTAGGAAAAGAGGCTATAAAAGATATGCATATCCATTTGTCTGGAATAGAGTATGGAAAGGGAGGGGAAAGGAGGCATTTACCTTTAAAAGAATCTAATTTTAATTATAGGGATGTTTTAAAAGTTTTAAAGGATTTTGATGCCTCTGGAACTGTTATATGTGAAAGTCCAATGTTAGAATATGATGCCGTTTTGTTGATGAGATGTTACAATGAACTATGA
- a CDS encoding tRNA (adenine-N1)-methyltransferase: MFAYKLLVDERGKRYLLKKNVEKFGTDLGVIDMKDVEEGVELKSHKGHRFYLVEPTLFDVLKRMKRTVTTLLPKDIGFIIARAGIREGETVVEAGTGSGALTMYLSNAVGKTGKVITYDIRPEFAKVARKNLLRVGAIRKGQKIIGLDEEFDDEDEIEIEDGLFNVIQKIGDVREKIDEKDVDVIVLDLPDPWNVVENAKKALNKKRGRIVTYLPYIEQVKKTVEKLKEEGFWDIHTYEIIEREIEVSEKGVRPSTRMIGHTGYITVARVPPESVDNEKKEE; this comes from the coding sequence ATGTTTGCCTATAAATTGTTAGTGGATGAGAGAGGGAAGAGGTATTTATTAAAAAAGAATGTTGAGAAGTTTGGGACTGATTTGGGAGTTATTGATATGAAAGATGTTGAGGAGGGAGTTGAGCTAAAATCCCATAAAGGACATAGATTTTATTTGGTTGAACCAACATTATTTGATGTTTTAAAGAGGATGAAGAGAACAGTAACAACACTATTACCAAAGGATATTGGATTTATTATTGCAAGGGCTGGAATTAGAGAGGGGGAGACAGTAGTTGAGGCTGGGACTGGCTCTGGAGCTTTAACTATGTATCTATCAAATGCTGTTGGTAAGACTGGAAAGGTTATAACTTACGACATAAGACCAGAGTTTGCCAAGGTTGCACGAAAAAATCTGCTGAGAGTTGGGGCTATAAGGAAAGGGCAGAAAATTATTGGTTTAGATGAAGAATTTGATGATGAGGATGAAATTGAGATTGAAGATGGGTTATTTAATGTTATACAAAAAATTGGTGATGTTAGGGAGAAGATAGATGAGAAGGATGTTGATGTTATTGTCTTAGATTTACCAGACCCTTGGAACGTTGTAGAGAACGCAAAAAAGGCTTTGAATAAAAAGAGGGGGAGGATAGTTACTTACCTCCCATACATAGAGCAAGTTAAAAAAACTGTAGAAAAGCTTAAAGAAGAAGGATTTTGGGACATCCATACCTATGAGATTATTGAGAGGGAGATTGAGGTCTCTGAAAAAGGCGTTAGGCCATCAACAAGGATGATTGGACATACTGGCTATATAACGGTTGCAAGAGTTCCTCCAGAATCAGTTGATAACGAAAAGAAGGAAGAATAA
- the rnhB gene encoding ribonuclease HII, with protein MIVIGIDEAGRGPVLGPMVVCAFAIEKDKEEELKKLGVRDSKELTKNKRAYLKKLLEDLGYVEKLILEAEKINQLMSTINLNEIEINAFSKVAENLIEKLGIKDEKIEIYLDACSTNAKKFENDFKEKLDNIIKERNLNVKIIAEHKADAKYSVVSAASIIAKAERDEIIDNYKKIYGDIGSGYPSDPKTIKFLENYFKKHKKLPDIARTHWKTCKRILEKSKQTKLIIE; from the coding sequence ATGATAGTCATAGGTATTGATGAAGCAGGTAGGGGGCCCGTTTTAGGGCCTATGGTTGTTTGTGCCTTTGCAATTGAAAAAGATAAAGAAGAAGAGTTAAAAAAATTGGGAGTTAGAGATAGTAAGGAACTAACTAAAAATAAAAGAGCTTATTTAAAGAAGTTACTTGAAGATTTAGGATATGTGGAAAAACTCATCTTAGAGGCAGAGAAAATAAACCAATTGATGAGCACCATAAACTTAAATGAAATTGAAATCAATGCATTTTCTAAGGTTGCCGAAAATTTGATAGAAAAATTAGGTATAAAAGATGAAAAGATTGAAATCTACTTAGATGCGTGTAGTACAAATGCCAAAAAATTTGAAAATGATTTTAAAGAAAAACTGGATAATATAATTAAAGAAAGAAATTTAAATGTCAAAATTATAGCTGAACATAAGGCAGATGCCAAATATTCGGTAGTTTCAGCTGCCTCAATAATAGCTAAAGCAGAGAGGGATGAAATAATAGATAACTACAAAAAGATTTATGGAGATATTGGGAGCGGTTATCCATCAGACCCAAAGACTATAAAATTTCTTGAGAACTACTTTAAAAAACACAAAAAACTTCCAGATATTGCAAGAACTCATTGGAAAACATGTAAAAGAATATTAGAAAAATCAAAACAAACAAAGCTAATTATAGAGTGA
- a CDS encoding type ISP restriction/modification enzyme — MKAVLKNYAKEVREIYNEGEFSEYSFRTPLEELLKNILNGCDVKVIHESGREDFGAPDFKIKGKGKIVGYIETKNIDVDLHKLSGRDKEQLERYKENIENLILTNYKEFILYQYGEKVEDVVILDDNLNLIEANIEKFERLIERFLSLSTPEIKEPTKLAEFLAKRARLLRDAILENLDENEEIKALYEAFKEHLISDMKKEEFADAYAQTIVYGLFMARFNIEGELTKEKVAFKGIPKSLRVIHEIFKHIASDLPDYLDWIVDEIITILNNIDIRKIEDSFKIVGKEDAFLHFYEDFLASYNPELRKSKGVYYTPLPVVEFIVNSVDEILKDRFGKRLHDENVRILDPATGTGTFLATVLERVHKNVKHTLFHVYLKERLLKNIYGFEILISPYLVAHLKLSMLLHNWHITLRGEERFNVYLTNALDLMRSPKQSGLFERILDKEREEADKVKKEVNIFAVIGNPPYEVRASEGWIHELMKDYLLGLGVEKEKKKGALQDEYVKFIRFAQWKIEQNGKGIVGFITNNSYLDGLVHRRMRQCLMEVFDEIYILNLHGNVRRGEKDENVFDIQQGVCIGIFVKLREGKHKAEDCKVYYYSIVHDAGLTKREDKYEFLENNTIKTVEWKELKPKEPYYFFVPKDLSLEDEYNKFLKLTDIFKIYGSGIVSGKDDALIQFEKEKIKSIIKDILNPNVSIEKIQEKYKLNDTSAWKPSERIKKARRDGEFKEEKIMKILYRPFDIRYVYYDNHLLQRALFDTMKHFILGENIGLASVRQISSSNLKEFNYTLITDKITDRCLLSSATREGVYIFPLYQYIENKITKEIQKVPNIKENVLKLIKQKYNATPEDFLYYIYAILHDPKYREKYKEFLKIDFPRIPLYDKETFEKYKEIGKKLVELHLMKNIPTQDIDIEGNNLKVESVKYDKKKKGVKINKETILLGIDENVWEFKIGGYKVIEKYLKGRKGRKLTIDELEHIYKVVYIIKETIKLMRELEKIEPQ, encoded by the coding sequence ATGAAGGCAGTTTTAAAAAATTATGCTAAAGAAGTTAGAGAGATTTATAACGAGGGAGAGTTTAGTGAGTATTCTTTTAGAACTCCATTGGAAGAGCTTTTAAAAAATATTTTAAATGGTTGTGATGTTAAAGTAATCCATGAGTCAGGGAGAGAGGATTTTGGAGCTCCGGACTTTAAAATAAAAGGTAAAGGAAAGATTGTTGGATATATTGAGACAAAAAACATAGATGTTGATTTGCATAAATTGTCGGGGAGAGATAAAGAGCAGTTAGAGAGGTATAAAGAGAATATAGAGAACTTAATTTTAACAAACTATAAGGAGTTTATTTTGTATCAATATGGAGAGAAGGTTGAGGATGTTGTTATCTTAGATGATAATTTAAATTTAATTGAGGCAAATATTGAGAAGTTTGAAAGATTGATTGAGAGATTTTTATCCCTATCCACTCCAGAGATTAAAGAGCCAACAAAATTGGCAGAGTTTTTGGCAAAGAGGGCAAGATTGTTGAGAGATGCAATATTAGAGAATTTAGATGAAAATGAAGAGATTAAAGCTTTGTATGAGGCGTTTAAAGAGCATTTAATAAGCGATATGAAAAAAGAGGAGTTTGCTGATGCCTATGCTCAAACAATAGTTTATGGTTTGTTTATGGCGAGGTTTAATATCGAAGGAGAATTAACAAAGGAGAAGGTTGCTTTTAAAGGAATTCCTAAGTCGTTGAGAGTTATCCATGAAATTTTTAAACATATTGCTTCTGATTTGCCAGATTATTTAGATTGGATTGTTGATGAGATAATAACTATATTAAATAACATTGATATTAGGAAGATAGAAGATAGCTTTAAGATTGTTGGAAAAGAGGATGCGTTTTTGCACTTCTATGAGGACTTTTTAGCAAGCTACAACCCAGAACTTAGAAAGAGCAAGGGAGTTTATTACACACCTTTGCCAGTTGTTGAGTTTATAGTTAATTCAGTTGATGAGATTTTGAAGGATAGATTTGGAAAGAGGTTGCATGATGAGAATGTTAGGATTTTAGACCCAGCAACAGGGACAGGGACATTTTTAGCAACTGTTTTGGAAAGAGTGCATAAGAATGTTAAACATACTTTGTTCCATGTTTATTTAAAAGAGAGGTTGTTAAAGAATATTTATGGATTTGAAATTTTAATATCTCCTTATTTGGTTGCTCATTTAAAGCTATCTATGCTTTTACACAACTGGCACATAACTTTAAGAGGGGAAGAGAGGTTTAACGTCTATTTAACAAATGCTTTGGATTTAATGAGAAGTCCAAAACAGTCAGGGCTTTTTGAGAGGATTTTGGATAAAGAGAGGGAAGAGGCAGATAAAGTTAAGAAAGAGGTTAATATCTTTGCAGTTATTGGAAATCCTCCTTATGAAGTTAGAGCAAGTGAGGGATGGATACATGAGTTAATGAAGGATTATTTATTAGGTTTGGGAGTTGAGAAGGAGAAAAAGAAGGGAGCTTTACAGGATGAGTATGTTAAATTTATTAGATTTGCACAGTGGAAGATTGAACAGAATGGAAAGGGAATCGTTGGATTTATAACAAATAATTCTTATTTGGATGGTTTAGTGCATAGAAGGATGAGACAGTGTTTAATGGAGGTTTTTGATGAGATTTATATTTTAAATTTGCATGGGAATGTTAGAAGAGGAGAGAAGGATGAAAATGTCTTTGATATTCAGCAAGGGGTTTGTATTGGGATTTTTGTTAAGTTGAGAGAAGGAAAACATAAAGCAGAGGATTGTAAGGTTTATTATTACTCAATTGTTCATGATGCTGGTTTAACTAAGAGAGAAGATAAATATGAGTTTTTAGAAAACAATACAATTAAAACCGTTGAATGGAAAGAGTTAAAACCAAAAGAACCATATTATTTCTTTGTTCCTAAGGATTTGAGTTTGGAAGATGAATATAATAAGTTTTTGAAATTAACGGATATTTTTAAGATTTATGGAAGTGGTATTGTTTCAGGTAAGGATGATGCATTAATACAATTTGAAAAAGAAAAAATAAAGTCAATTATAAAAGACATTTTAAATCCAAATGTTTCAATTGAAAAAATACAGGAGAAGTATAAATTAAATGATACTTCTGCATGGAAACCGTCTGAAAGGATAAAAAAAGCCAGAAGAGATGGAGAATTTAAAGAAGAAAAAATAATGAAAATTCTTTATAGACCGTTTGACATTAGATATGTGTATTATGACAATCATCTATTACAGAGGGCTTTATTTGACACTATGAAACATTTTATTTTAGGAGAAAATATTGGTTTGGCATCAGTTAGGCAAATATCATCATCCAATCTAAAAGAATTCAATTATACACTTATTACTGACAAAATTACGGATAGATGTTTGTTATCTTCTGCTACAAGAGAAGGAGTTTATATTTTCCCACTCTACCAATACATTGAAAACAAAATAACCAAAGAAATTCAAAAAGTTCCAAACATTAAAGAAAATGTCCTAAAATTAATCAAACAGAAATACAACGCAACACCAGAGGATTTCCTTTATTATATTTATGCAATCTTACACGACCCAAAATATAGGGAGAAATACAAAGAATTTTTAAAGATAGATTTCCCAAGAATTCCTTTATATGATAAAGAAACCTTTGAAAAATACAAAGAGATTGGGAAAAAGTTGGTTGAACTCCACTTAATGAAAAATATCCCAACTCAAGACATTGACATTGAAGGAAACAATCTAAAAGTTGAAAGTGTAAAATATGATAAAAAGAAAAAAGGAGTTAAAATAAACAAAGAAACAATTTTATTAGGAATTGATGAAAACGTTTGGGAGTTTAAAATCGGTGGCTATAAAGTTATAGAAAAATATCTAAAAGGCAGAAAAGGAAGAAAATTAACAATTGATGAATTAGAGCATATTTACAAAGTTGTTTATATAATAAAAGAGACAATAAAATTAATGAGGGAATTGGAGAAGATTGAACCTCAATAA
- a CDS encoding formate--phosphoribosylaminoimidazolecarboxamide ligase, which translates to MISNDEILEIFDKYNKDEITIATLGSHTSLHILKGAKLEGFSTVCITMKGRDVPYKRFKVADKFIYVDNFSDIKNEEIQEKLRELNAIVVPHGSFIAYCGLDNVENNFLVPMFGNRRILRWESERSLEGKLLREAGLRVPKKYESPEDIDTTVIVKFPGARGGRGYFIASSTEEFYKKAEDLKKRGILTDEDIANAHIEEYVVGTNFCIHYFYSPLKDEVELMGMDRRYESNIDGLVRIPAKDQLEMNINPSYVITGNIPVVIRESLLPQVFEMGDKLVAKAKELVPPGMIGPFCLQSLCNENLELVVFEMSARIDGGTNSFMNGSPYSFLYNGEPLSMGQRIAREIKMALQLDMVDRIIS; encoded by the coding sequence ATGATTTCAAATGATGAGATTTTAGAGATTTTTGATAAATACAACAAAGATGAGATAACAATAGCAACCTTAGGGAGCCATACATCTTTACATATTTTAAAAGGGGCGAAGTTAGAGGGCTTTTCTACTGTCTGTATAACTATGAAGGGTAGGGATGTTCCATACAAGAGGTTTAAAGTTGCTGATAAATTTATATACGTTGATAACTTCTCTGACATAAAGAATGAGGAAATTCAAGAGAAGTTGAGAGAGTTAAATGCTATTGTTGTGCCTCACGGCTCTTTTATTGCATACTGTGGTTTGGACAATGTGGAAAACAATTTTTTAGTCCCAATGTTTGGGAATAGAAGAATATTAAGATGGGAGTCTGAGAGGAGTTTAGAAGGCAAGTTGTTGAGAGAAGCAGGGTTAAGAGTTCCTAAGAAGTATGAAAGCCCAGAAGATATTGATACAACAGTAATTGTTAAATTCCCTGGAGCAAGAGGAGGAAGAGGCTATTTTATAGCATCATCAACAGAAGAGTTTTATAAAAAGGCTGAAGATTTAAAGAAGAGAGGAATATTAACCGATGAAGATATAGCTAATGCCCATATAGAGGAGTATGTTGTTGGAACTAACTTCTGTATACATTATTTCTACTCCCCACTGAAAGATGAAGTTGAGTTAATGGGAATGGATAGAAGATATGAGAGTAATATAGATGGGTTGGTTAGAATTCCAGCAAAAGACCAATTAGAGATGAATATAAACCCAAGCTATGTTATTACTGGAAACATCCCAGTTGTCATTAGAGAGAGCTTATTACCTCAAGTATTTGAGATGGGAGATAAGCTGGTTGCTAAGGCTAAAGAGTTAGTCCCTCCTGGTATGATAGGGCCTTTCTGCTTGCAAAGCTTGTGTAATGAAAACCTTGAGTTGGTTGTATTTGAAATGAGTGCAAGGATTGATGGTGGAACGAACAGCTTTATGAATGGTAGTCCTTACTCCTTCCTATACAACGGTGAGCCGTTGAGTATGGGACAGAGAATAGCAAGAGAGATAAAAATGGCTTTACAGTTAGATATGGTTGATAGGATTATTTCTTAA